Proteins from a genomic interval of Vicinamibacterales bacterium:
- a CDS encoding type II toxin-antitoxin system prevent-host-death family antitoxin, which translates to MSDVRIADLKARLSEHLRSVRNGGTVTVLDRDTPIARIIPVAAPSLEIRKARRPLRDLKLPPRPSKRTDSTASLVEDRRRR; encoded by the coding sequence ATGAGCGACGTCCGCATTGCCGATTTGAAGGCGCGCCTCAGCGAACACCTCCGGTCCGTACGAAACGGCGGGACGGTGACGGTGCTCGACCGCGATACTCCCATCGCCCGCATCATCCCGGTTGCCGCGCCGTCCCTCGAGATTCGCAAGGCCAGACGTCCGCTCCGGGACCTGAAACTCCCACCCAGGCCGTCGAAGCGTACCGACAGCACGGCCTCTCTCGTTGAAGACCGTCGCCGCCGGTGA
- a CDS encoding ABC transporter permease has translation MSILRAVLARIRALRRSAGADRDLDDELRAYVEARAASYERRGLTRGEAERAALIEVGGIEQVKERVRDVRIGAALGAALHDVRYGARVLWRSPAYALVVVMTIALGIGVNAATFSVMHAVLWRPLPYPDAARIVLIEADTHALPSAYSSAGPVFDPRELQLITGIAQLEGRDASLEIDGMMERVASARVTDDLLPLLGATLTAGRTIVTSMDADGTLLKGVVISHELWQRRFHGDPGVIGRPLTVNNMAVQVVGVLPPAFRLVVPAANHAEERVDLVLPRDFAPDLIYRGMPLFGRVAPGATLAQAQAELDTAAARFAASHPSAYPGGLRMTVRPLGEVVTREVRPALMALAAAVGFVLLIACVNVANLLLARAKRRERELAVRRALGATRLRLIRQLLAENLLLALLGGAAGLLLARLGVDLLDWLRPAHLPRQSEIAVDGVVVLWTAGVTLVSAAIFGLAPALAFTRGGGGQQLHASRPGSLQLQSRRLQRALVLAEVALSIVPLVAAGLMLRTFIKLLDAPIGFEPAHVVTARVSLNLRNFSSVERRSAFYQTAMARVRDLPAVEAVSIGGPLPLAPVQSTLRFRRGEDRQGTPSIGMHRSVMPGFLGVMGIPLRAGRDISDDDILHRRRVAIVDEQVAARLWQGDAIGKQLSVEYSKLPLEVVGVAGPIRARDIRQGDTLMIYVPSHVYEIEQTLVVKTRAPLSTIGPAIKRAVESLGPGRPVFDIRPMQEIVAASIDNTRFTMLVLSAFAIASLVLAGVGLYGTLAYLTSQRTQEFGVRVALGASAAGILRLVIGEGLLLTALGAAVGLAGAAAVTRTLRGLLYGVTPLDGFTIASAVALLAAVALVAIAAPAWRASRVDPATALRSE, from the coding sequence ATGTCCATCCTGCGCGCCGTGCTGGCGCGGATCCGGGCGCTGCGGCGATCCGCAGGCGCCGACCGTGACCTGGACGACGAGCTCCGCGCCTACGTCGAGGCCCGCGCTGCGTCCTACGAACGGCGAGGCCTGACACGCGGCGAAGCGGAGCGCGCCGCGCTCATCGAGGTCGGCGGCATCGAGCAGGTCAAAGAACGCGTGCGGGACGTCCGCATCGGCGCGGCGCTCGGGGCGGCGCTGCACGACGTCCGATATGGCGCCAGGGTCCTGTGGCGATCTCCCGCCTATGCGCTGGTCGTCGTCATGACCATCGCGCTCGGCATCGGCGTGAACGCCGCCACCTTCAGCGTGATGCACGCCGTGCTGTGGCGGCCGCTGCCATATCCGGACGCGGCCCGGATCGTCCTCATCGAGGCCGACACGCACGCACTGCCGAGCGCCTATTCGTCAGCCGGCCCGGTATTCGATCCACGGGAGCTGCAGCTGATCACCGGCATCGCACAGCTCGAGGGACGCGATGCGAGTCTGGAAATAGACGGCATGATGGAACGGGTCGCGTCCGCCAGGGTGACCGACGACCTGCTGCCGCTCCTGGGTGCAACCCTGACAGCCGGACGAACGATCGTCACATCCATGGACGCGGACGGCACCCTCCTCAAAGGCGTCGTGATCAGCCACGAGTTGTGGCAGCGTCGGTTCCACGGCGATCCCGGCGTGATCGGACGGCCGCTGACGGTCAACAACATGGCCGTGCAGGTCGTGGGCGTTCTCCCGCCCGCCTTCCGGCTCGTTGTTCCGGCGGCGAACCATGCCGAGGAGCGGGTCGATCTGGTGCTGCCGCGCGATTTCGCGCCGGATCTGATCTATCGCGGGATGCCGTTGTTCGGCCGCGTCGCGCCTGGCGCAACCCTCGCGCAGGCGCAGGCGGAGCTCGACACTGCCGCCGCACGCTTCGCCGCCAGCCATCCATCGGCATACCCGGGCGGATTGCGTATGACGGTGCGGCCGCTGGGCGAGGTGGTCACGCGCGAGGTGAGACCGGCGCTGATGGCGCTCGCCGCGGCAGTCGGGTTCGTGCTCCTCATCGCCTGCGTCAACGTCGCGAATCTGCTGCTGGCGCGGGCGAAGAGACGTGAGCGTGAGCTCGCGGTGCGGCGCGCGCTCGGCGCCACGCGGCTCCGCCTGATTCGCCAGCTTCTGGCGGAGAACCTCCTCCTCGCGCTGCTCGGCGGCGCCGCCGGTTTACTGCTCGCGCGGCTCGGCGTCGACCTCCTGGACTGGCTTCGGCCGGCCCATCTTCCCCGCCAGTCCGAGATCGCCGTCGACGGCGTCGTCGTTCTGTGGACGGCTGGCGTCACACTGGTATCGGCCGCGATCTTCGGGTTGGCTCCCGCCCTGGCGTTCACGCGCGGCGGGGGCGGTCAGCAGCTTCACGCCAGCCGGCCGGGATCGCTCCAGCTGCAGAGCCGTCGACTGCAGCGCGCGCTCGTTCTGGCCGAAGTGGCGCTGTCGATCGTGCCGCTCGTTGCAGCCGGCCTGATGCTGCGCACGTTCATCAAGCTGCTCGACGCGCCCATCGGCTTCGAGCCGGCGCATGTCGTCACCGCGCGGGTGTCGCTGAACCTGAGGAACTTCTCGAGCGTCGAACGCCGGTCGGCGTTCTATCAGACTGCGATGGCGCGCGTGCGCGACCTGCCCGCTGTCGAGGCCGTCAGCATCGGCGGTCCGCTGCCGTTGGCGCCGGTTCAGAGCACGCTGCGCTTCCGGCGGGGCGAGGATCGACAGGGGACCCCTTCGATCGGCATGCACCGCAGCGTCATGCCCGGGTTCCTCGGCGTCATGGGGATTCCGCTGCGCGCCGGCCGGGACATCTCAGATGACGACATCCTTCATCGCCGTCGCGTCGCCATCGTCGACGAGCAGGTGGCGGCGCGATTGTGGCAGGGGGACGCGATCGGCAAACAGTTATCGGTCGAGTACTCGAAGCTGCCCCTGGAGGTCGTTGGCGTGGCCGGTCCGATCCGCGCGCGAGACATCCGCCAGGGCGACACGCTGATGATCTACGTGCCGTCGCACGTGTACGAGATCGAGCAGACCCTCGTGGTGAAGACCCGCGCGCCGCTCTCGACCATCGGGCCGGCGATCAAACGAGCCGTCGAGAGCCTCGGCCCGGGCCGGCCGGTGTTCGACATTCGGCCGATGCAGGAGATCGTCGCAGCGTCCATCGACAACACGCGGTTCACGATGCTGGTGCTGTCCGCGTTCGCCATTGCCTCGCTCGTGCTCGCTGGCGTCGGCCTGTATGGCACGCTCGCGTATCTGACGTCGCAACGTACCCAGGAATTCGGCGTGCGCGTGGCGTTGGGTGCATCGGCGGCCGGCATTCTCCGGCTCGTCATCGGCGAAGGGCTTCTGCTCACCGCGCTCGGCGCGGCAGTCGGGCTGGCCGGCGCCGCGGCGGTTACGCGCACACTCCGCGGGCTGCTGTACGGCGTCACCCCGCTCGACGGCTTCACGATCGCGAGCGCGGTCGCCCTGCTTGCCGCGGTGGCGCTCGTCGCCATCGCCGCGCCGGCCTGGCGCGCCTCTCGCGTCGATCCGGCCACGGCGCTGCGTTCCGAATAG
- a CDS encoding type II toxin-antitoxin system VapC family toxin produces the protein MIAYLDTSALLRIVLREAGALDDLRTYDRLVSSELIAVESARTIDRLRTQGALTMTEAAERIGVVNEWLEAVDLVLLRPPVLSRASDPMPMPLGTQDAIHLATALSWRDRLGPLPQMVTHDAALGAAARGFGFDVRGI, from the coding sequence GTGATCGCGTATCTCGATACTTCGGCGCTCCTCCGCATCGTTCTGCGCGAGGCTGGCGCGCTCGACGACCTGCGAACCTATGACCGTCTCGTATCGAGCGAATTGATTGCCGTCGAAAGCGCACGGACGATCGATCGGCTTCGCACGCAAGGCGCGCTGACGATGACCGAGGCGGCCGAGCGGATCGGGGTGGTGAACGAGTGGCTCGAAGCGGTCGACCTGGTGCTGCTGCGTCCGCCCGTATTGAGCCGTGCGAGCGACCCGATGCCGATGCCGCTCGGCACGCAGGACGCCATCCACCTCGCGACCGCCCTGAGCTGGCGCGACCGCCTCGGACCGCTGCCGCAGATGGTGACACACGACGCGGCGCTCGGTGCGGCGGCCCGAGGATTCGGGTTCGACGTTCGCGGCATCTGA
- a CDS encoding PadR family transcriptional regulator, which produces MPEPVASLVKGTLDLLVLRTLELEPLHGAAIAERIFQTTRGTFHVKAGSLFPALHRLEQNGLIEGEWEMPPKGRRIKSYRLTREGRRRLSAEKASWQRVVMAMTLVLEGA; this is translated from the coding sequence ATGCCGGAACCCGTCGCCTCGCTCGTCAAGGGCACGCTCGACCTGCTCGTCCTCCGGACGCTCGAACTGGAGCCGCTCCATGGCGCCGCCATCGCCGAGCGCATTTTTCAGACGACCCGAGGGACGTTTCACGTCAAGGCGGGATCGCTCTTTCCTGCACTTCACCGCCTCGAGCAGAACGGGCTGATCGAGGGTGAATGGGAAATGCCTCCCAAGGGGCGCCGCATCAAGTCGTACCGCCTGACGCGGGAGGGACGGCGCCGCCTCTCCGCTGAAAAGGCTTCGTGGCAGCGCGTGGTGATGGCGATGACGCTCGTGCTGGAAGGGGCGTGA